The sequence CACGGCACCGGTGGCCTGGTAGAGGTGGATTACAATGTGTTGTCTTTCCAGCCTGCTTACCTGCAGGGCGCTGGTGGCCCCAAGGCCCCGAAGGGCACCAAAGTCAGGATGTCTGTCCAGCGGAGACGGAAGGCCAGCGAGAGGGAGAAGCTCCGGATGAGGACCTTGGCGGACGCCCTGCACACTCTTCGGAATTACCTGCCCCCTGTCTACAGCCAGAGGGGCCAGCCACTCACCAAGATCCAGACGCTGAAGTACACCATCAAGTACATCGGGGAACTCACAGACCTCCTCAACAGTGGGAGGGAGCCGCGGCCGCAGAGCGCCTGAGCCCCAGGCACCCCACCAGCCAGCTCCCCGGACCACCAGCACAGGGTCATGTGTATGTAGTAAGCGTGGTGACCTTGCTGTCAGGAAGGTGCTCAGCAATTTCCACTGGACTTGGTGGAACTGCCAGACCAGCAGGTACTTTGCTTCCAGTTTTCCCACGATTTCTCAGGAGTCTCGCCCTTTGCAAAGAGACAGATTAGtgtgcctttctctgtctgttcAAATTGTTTAAAAGGGCCAATGATTTTAAACGCAGCCTTTCAATAATGTCACCTTGTTACAATTCATCTTCTCTCGCCATGTCGGCGTTGGGAGCTCTCTTTCTGTTGCTAACTGAGCCTGTATTTTGTACAGGATCCAGTGTGACAGCTGGATTCTAACTTAGAAAGTTCTGTGGCGAGGATTTCAGCAGTCCtgttttactgtgtgtgtgtgtgtgtgtgtgtgtgtgtgtgtgatggaaaTCATGCCTTTACTTGTGCAGGGACCCCAAAATCCCTTCAGTGCAGCAGGAAAGAGCGTCGTGGCAAAGCCGTAGGCAGACAGACTATGCTAAGACAGAGTGGCAAGCCCGAAGGCCAGCACCTCCTCTctaagggaaggaagagaaggctgGGAAGCTGGTGCAGGGGATCGGggtagggtggaggaggaggtgggggctcaGCACCACCGGAGGGGCCCGAAGCAGGGCTGCGAGGGCAGGAGCCCCCTGTGCCAGGCCTGGTGTGAGCATGACCTCACCAGACCCTGTCCCGTACTCCTTTCTTGAGTGAAGACATTGGTTTAAAAGGGAATCCGGACTATTTTAATTCTATAGAAAAGTACAAGGGTAGGGATTAGGGCCCAAGTCTACCTCTAACCCCTCCAAAagcatttatttcttcacttatGGCATCTTCCCTTCCTTTGGATGccgtccccgccccctcccccccatcacCTCCCGTGCAtccatacacaaacacacatcccccttctctgtgcctcgtCTCAGGGGGTGACTGCAGCACCCCCAGTTTGGCTAATCTGACTGCACATGGCGTCAAAAGGGGGCTTTGAATGGAGGAAGTTTTCAAAAACCAGTAGGTTTTAAGGTTAAATATTTCCCTCCACTGATTGCTAagcatttgtatttgtttttctatgatgatgtgtcttgtatttttttcctatcgGTGATTATTCTTCTTTTTAGTGACAAACTGCAGAGGCGGTAGAGATAGTCACAGTGGCGAGATTCCCTACTTATTTCTTTGCATAAAGCATACAAATAAATTACATCTTTGAAGAATACCTTGAATTCcgtaattgctttttaaaaaaacttggcAATGTATAGTAAAAGACCTTCCGCGTGAACACAAGTGTATCTGTAGTGTGAGTACCATCATTACCTGCACCTTGTAGGGGAGGAAGCTGAAGCACAGTCCTGCTGACGTCGCACCTGTGAACGTGGAGGGGAAGCAGCGGTCCACACGGTGGTCCCTATAGGGCCCAGGTGTTGCACAACTGTGTTTAGGGAAGTCCCTTTTGAGTAATATTTGGGTTGTCTGTACTTTCTTTTGTTACGAAACAATGCTTTAACAAGCATCACAGACAACTAGCTTTACACGCTGATATTTTCATTAGCCtgaaaaattcccagaaatggaattcctGGATCAGAGTGTATGCACGTTTCAACGTTAAGTGGATTCTGTGAGGTGGCGTTGATAAAAGCTGGTGGCTGTTTACCCCTGCTCTAATGTTATGTGACAGAACCAGCCCGCCGTTCCCCCTGGATATTGCCTTCTGAACATTTTTATGGGTAAAACATGGTTATGTCATTGTGttagttttatttccccatgtaCTATTTGAGATGGTgcatcttttaaagttttatatgaCTGTTGTTCATTTTGGTTCCTTGTTTATACCTTGCCAGTTtatgttcattgtcatttttctattggtTATTTACCTTCTTGTTAATAATTCGGGAGAGTTCTTAGTACATTATAtgtgttaaaaatatttccttccaatctttcattttgttataatCTTTGTTTATGGTGTCTTCTGCTTATGATTTTGATTATGATATCTTTTCCTCtttaaagcttttcatttttatatgatcTGTTATGGCTTAtgtatttcttccctttgcttaATTTTTCCCCCAGCTCCAAGGCTTTCTAAATGTTCAgacttttggaaatatttttgtaattatttatctATGGCGCTTTAACAAACCTGCATTTATTTGTCTACTTTTGTGCATAGAAGGAACCtaactttatttctgattggtgttttatttttaaagattgtatttatttatttttagagacaagggaagggaaggagaaagagagagaaagaaacatcaatgtgtggttgcctctcatgtggcccccactggggacctggcctgcaactcctgccctgaccgggaattgaaccagtgaccctctggttcacagcccatgctcagtccactgagcctcaccagccagggcctgattagTGTTTTTACAACTGAAGAATGTCTTGTCGGCGGGCAGCGCATTGTGGGCACAGTCGCTAAAATGTCATCTTGTGTGTACAAACCTTCAACAACTTCTCATATTTGTTGATGGTGTTTTAGAGAAGAAGCTGGAAAGTGTTGGTCAATATCAAGATTTTCTCTAAGGGGCTCTGCCCTGTGCATGTATAGATGTTCATGTGAGAGTGTAAGTGTGTACATGCGTGTgtttgtgcctgtgtgtgtgcatgtgcgtgtgatGGTTCATGTGCTGGGGGAGGAAGTTAAGAAAGGAGAGTAATACGGGGAAGGCAGTGTTTAGCATTTGATCAGTTTTTAGATCGATTGTTATTTTCCTTGCCATTTTTCAAAGAGTGAAGAAACCCAAATGCGTttgacttttgatttttttcaagttcaaGCATTAAGAATAGTTTATAAATGGCTTCGGTAATTTGGGTTGTCCTGGGGGGTAAATACTGTGGGTGGATCAGGAGGTCATGTCCTTACTCTCAGACCCAGGGCAGCCACAGGCTCACCAACTAGCTGggcttgccccccccccccccccccccccccccgccccgccagggatgggtggggggaggtgcctACTGCAGGGGAGGTGTCTGGAAAGCCAGGAGGTGGAGACAGAGTCCTGGGAGGAGGACTCTGGCCCAGGGCCTTGCCTGGTGAACACCGCTGCACTCAGCACCGCTGCACCCAGCACCGCTGCACTCAGCACCGCTGCACTCAGCACCATTGTACCTAGCACAGCTGCACTCAGCACCGCTGCACCCAGCACAGCTGCACCCAGCACCGCTGCACCCAGCACCGCTGCACTCAGCACCACTGCACCCAGCACCGCTGCACTCAGCACCGCTGCACCCAGCACCGCTGCACCCAGCACCATTGTACCTAGCACCACTGCACTCAGCACCACTGCACCCAGCACCGCTGCACTCAGCACCGCTGCACCCAGCACCGCTGCACTCAGCACCGCTGCACCCAGCACCATTGTACCTAGCACCGCTGCACTCAGCACTGCTGCACTCAGCACCATTGTACCTAGCACAGCTGCACTCAGCACCGCTGCACCCAGCACCGCTGCACTCAGCACCATTGTACCTAGCACAGCTGCACCCAGCACCGCTGCACTCAGCACCATTGTACCCAGCACCGCTGCACCCAGCACCATTGTACCTAGCACAGCTGCACTCAGCACCGCTGCCCTCATCACCACTGGCCTGAGCACCGCTGCACCCAGCACAGCTGCACTCAGCACAGCTGCACCCTGCACCGCTGCACGCTGCACAGCTGCAGGCCTCCCAGATTCTGGGGTCAGCCCCTGGCTTGTCCAGGTGAGGAAGCTGTCCACAAGGCTCTGACTGTAGCGATGCCCGGGGAAGTCACCTCCCTGTGGGGAGGATAGTTGGAACAGGTCCCCAGTGCACATAAAACCAGCTGGCCTGGGCGAAGCTCAAGGACAGGAATTAAGTCACTTCTGGTGCTTACATAGGGAATCACTATTGGTGTGTGATCAGTGTGCTGTGGGtggaatttttacatttttaatttcacagGATCCTCCTAACAGTGGACCTCATCAGCCCTATTTTGagggtgaggaaaccaaggtttaGGACAGCGAATCCATGAAAAGCCACACGATCAGCTAGTGGCATGCGGTTGATTAGTTGGCTAGTGAGTTTGTCTCTAACTCCAAAGCTCGGGTCCTGCCACAGAATCCTGCCACCACCTGTCTCTTCCAGCtgcccctgagggcagggcttgTGACACTGGTGCCCTACTCTGGGTAGTAGGAGAGCATCCTGGGTAACCGCTCCCTCCTGGGCCTTCTCTACCTGTGCTCTGCATCTCCATCTCTAGgaccctcccttctttctccacctGAGCCATTGCAGAAGGGGCCATTCACCTTGTCCTTTCAATGAATTTCCCTTTGAACTTCTGTGTCTGCCCCAAACATTTCCAGAAATTCCTTTCACTTCTTTGCTGGCGCCTAGAGTCCTTCTTCATCCGCAGAGAAAACCTGACTTCTGTTCACCTGCGTTCAATCAAGTATTCCACAATTTGCACCGGGCGGAGGTGGCTTTGTTCTTACAGGTTTGGCCACATGAGCTGATTGGCAGACATGCCAGAGTAGGGTGGGGAGATGGTGCACACACCTCTCAACAGAATTATACTTGCGGTCGCTAAGATAGATTTAGAAAACAGCGGCAAAAGAAGATGGCCATGTCCGTGAGGTGCTGTTACCGTGGCTCAGGAGGTTCGGTGCCCGTACCCAGGGGACACTCAATTCCCGGCAGTCCCTGCAGGCACTCCCTCCCGGCTGCAGAagagagcagggcctggccctgACCCCTGGCCCTGACCCCTGTGGTCTGCAGCCAGCCTGGCCCACTCCTGCTGTCCCGCTATGTTGCAGATGAAGTGTTGGAGCTACAGCAGTGCCTCACAGAGCATCCAGAAGGATTCGATCTTGATGTTTTTGTTCTAGAGAGGCCCTTGAACTCTGAGGGGGGCATAAGCAAAAAACGTTGAAGGAGGCTGGGGAAAAGGGCAATGATTAGTTCTGTCTTTTGGGTTTGAAAACTGTGAGCCCTCCCTCCCTTATCTCCCCACTCAAGTCCTTCATTTGAAGGAACTCTGTTGACTTCCGTTTCCCTGCATGAAGTtaagtggggagaggggcagggtcGAAGGTCAGGGACCtgtgggggagcagagaggagagttCAGAAAGCAGCACCCGGGCCTTTCCCAGCCCTGTCAGCAACACTTGTGGACGGATTCATCATGTGAAGTGTCAGGCTCCGGGCCAAGGGCTTTCTATACTTTCCCCCTTTCATCTTGGCCGCTAACAATAGGAGGTGGTTATTATTAGGccattttgcaaataaagaaacAGTCTCAGGCCACATCAACTCGCCCAAGGTCACTTGACTGGTGCAGGGCCCAGGATTCCGGCCAGGTATGCCCGACTCATTCCTCTGACAATACTGAGGTCTCTGTGCCCGAAAGGCAGCAGCGAACAACAGAGCAACAGAGAAGTCTCTTGCATTCAGGCCTTTGCCACTAGTCTGTGCTCTTGCTCTGTATTTGCATTAAACAAACAACTCATTAGCATTTATGTAGATCAGGGCCGATTTTAAATTGTGATCCTCTTTCAACTCTTCTCCCACCAGGTAGGGAGCATGatatctctgtctgtctgtctgtctgtctgtctctctctcacctcccttctctcaaacacacaaaatagaattttttaaaaaaagtatggaaGTTTTATAACAATTTTGGGGTATTTGTATACCTCCAAAGGTATACAAAACCTGATTTTAGAAGTACCCGTTCTCAGGGACTACAGCTTCCATGCCTTTTTCTTCCGTTTCTTTTAGGCCCAAAGTGACAAAATTAatataacaataattataataataatagcaactaatatttattgtgtgcttaCTCTGGGTGAGGTACCATTCTAAGTGATTTGCatgaaataactattttaatcTGTATGAAGTAAGAAATAACTACTTAACCACCATCTGAAAGACtaaagttgtccccattttacagatgtggaaactgaggcacggagaggcGAACACTTGGTTCAAACCCCAGCCTAGTGTGGGGCACTAATATACCAGGTGTGTCTTTATACAGCTTTAGTGATTACAAAGCATTTTACAAACAGTATCCTGATTAATTCTCACCAGTACCTCACCATAATGAGGAATTATATCTATGTTACAGACGAGCACATTAAGGCCCATGGTGACAAAATATTACAACTACtaataagtgacagagctggCACCAGATTCAAAATTTTAAGCTCCTTAATCTGGCTCAGCTGTGTGGTCCCCTAGGCACTCCAGGCATGCCCTAAATCCCGCCCCCAAAGGCATCTGCATAAAGACAGAACAACGAAATGTGTTCTAGGGCACACTGCTGCAGGGTGGGTTTTGCACGGAACCTGTCTGAACTTTAAACCTAAtccgtgtgcacacacacaaaaccatatCCACACGCACTGCAGGGAGGTGAAACCCTGCACCTTCGAACAGAATTTTATTCCCCTTCATAATTCAGGAACTGGCACCCCTAAGAGACCTCTGTCACCGCTTTTACTACCTAATTGCTTTTTAGCAGAGAGAGCCGATGACATTTAAGTAATGTAAGTTCCAGGATGCTCGCACACATCACAAGCCTGATGCACTCTGGGTGTCCAGCCACAGGCTGAGGAGTGGCCACTGGGACAGCGAGCAGACGGTGTGATGAGGGTGGGAACCCAGACACCCACTGACGGGCAGTGTGAAGACGGGAGTCAATGTGAGCTGGCCCTTCCACTGTGCAGGATGAAGGGGACGCAGCAATGCCGAGATGCCCCCAGCCTAGCCAGGAAGAAGTGCGGGTAAAGAGATGAAAGGAACTGCTGCTCCTTGCAGGACTCAGGGAAGGGGTCACAGAGGAGGGGCCCTTGACCCTGTCCTCCAGGCAGTGGAGCGAGCTAAGAGCATCCCATACAGAGAAACAGCCTCCGCAAGAACCTGGGGATCTGGGAAAGCTCAGGGATCAGAGGCGGCTGGTTTGGCTGAAGCATAGGCTGAGCTTGCAGGAGCAGGGAAAGGACAAGgaacaggtgggagggggcaggtggctgCGGGGCCTGAGTGTCCTTCAAGCTCTGGGGATGCTGACTCAGCCCGACCTGACACAGGTGGTTGTTTACCTGGGCTTCAGCCCAAGCCCCAGGACAGAACGTGACATGCGGATGAAGAGCAGCTGATGATGCGGTCCAGGTGGCTCCGGCACGAGGTACTCAAGTATCTTGTGCTTACTGTTCGTCTTGCTTACCGTTGTGATACTTCTTCATACACTCAGGAGGGGAAATCCAGTCTTTAGCAAACTTAAATACAAGTGGCACTGTGTTCTTTTTAAACCTAGGTTATCTTgttgaatcctcacaacaaccttctCAGGGCAGAATGCAGCCTCTGTGCTCCAGGAGTTTAAGGGGAGTTGGGGGAGAAAGGCCTTGAcctaaataaacataatacaggCAAAATGTAAAGggataaaacattttgaaatgtgtCCAAAGTCGGGGGTGGGGCACGGAAAGCAGGCCGCCTGGCTTCGTAGGTGAGTTGGCACTGCACTTGAACCTAGATGGATACGTAGGATCTTGGTGGGACGGAGGGGCACAGCACGTGGGCATGCGGCTGAGACCAAGTGTGGGGAGGGCTCCGCCTGCAGAGCCCCCCTCtgtctgccatggatgagaatacgtttaccaagacatgatctgcttggggaggaaaggtggctgacctctcaaaggagaagggccagaagcctgttcctcagtggactgttattgggttcagtttgcacaggaatgcaGGTAAAGCTCACCACTCATTGTCAGGCaggaaggatcaaacaacagataacattcaaagaactctgagggcttatccGGAgccagggtcagttagctaaagggctataaaactttgggaaacaaactcacttcatgcttggacccttatcagaaaattgaggacattcttagcaaagcaggtttcaggGGATTCTATGCATTTTTTCCTTAGGCCTGATCTCCCCGGGAACAGCCcattctagcacagggctgcactgccctctgtcattgtttcaggcttaagtcaggcaggggaagtaggcagccaagagattagcagacttctcgcagacagaaggaggactcaggctatgtcaaagccgaggggtgagagtccatcattcctttttctatagccccccaagtccttccctgatgacccttatcatgaccatgcctgtcttaggtcatccctctcttgaggaatcttactcatcattggctaaccagtcatgtCCCTGAGGCCAAGCACGGTGAAGTAAAAGCGGGCAGAGGCGGTAcccctgctagggagataagctttgtctccttagtggcttatggtcccaagggctcttactcagccttagccgtggggggttacagcttctgcaaccaggcagggtggtttccCACAACCAAGGGTAAAGGGGTGAGTTTGGGTATGTTTTGATCATGAAGGGCTCAAATGCTGGAGTGGGCAAAAGTGGATTTGCAGCTGTAATACACATAactaatacaataactaataaataatattacaagaataaactctgtttcctgtccttacaactgtaaacctccttttccCTAACCCTGTATGGATGaatagacacacacagacacacagagacacaaaaacACATGGAGACatagagagacacagagaaagaccCCAGACCCCAGAACCCTGAGGTCCTGTGGCCTCGTTTAGACCTTTGGTAAGAGCCAGGGAGCATCCCCCACCTCACAGTGAGGTGCAGGGCCCAGCCCGCCCTCTCAGCCTTTTACCCCTGTGCACTGGCCTGCTCTCTGCCTAGCCTGTCAGCGTGGACCTGTGCTCTGAGATCCTTGCAGTCACCAGAAGAATCCCTAGCAGCTGCCCTTCCTCCGGGTCAGGTAGCGAGGCAGGATGCAGGACGGTTGCCCTtcgtcccccaccccacccccatctgcgGCCTCCTTCCTAAAGCTTCCCTTGGCAGCCCACTCGGACCATTCCACAAACACTTCAGGAGAGGCCCAAGCACGGCAGCCCACGCAATACAGGACCCCTGTTAAATTCGAATTTCAGATCGTACTTGCAGTATTGCAATATTGGACGTATTTGCAATATCTGGGACATTGTTTATCTGAAAGTCAAGTTTAACAGGGCATCCTGAATTTTTAATTGCTAAATTTGGCACCCCCTCCTTCAAAGGTTTTTGGCTTTTGCTGAGCAGAAATGAAATAGTTTAGGATGAGCaagaatgtatatatatttttccaaatacaaatattttctgccaCTTTTGGCCAGATGTGCAAATAAAAAGGGTAGCTGGGGAAGGCCTGTGAGATGTGAGCCCGAGACAAAGGAAATCAGCCAGGGACGTTGAACCTGAGCGTGTTGGTTTGCATTGAAATCCTCTCTCTGCTTATTGGATGGGGAACGTCTCCAGGGTCGGCATGTGCCATGGACTGAAGCCTTTTTAATGAGGAACTACTATGAAGCAGGAATTGTGCTGGAGACCGGGGATGTGGGGtaaataaaacagtttatttctcGCTCACACGGTGAATGTCTCGCTCCCCTGGAACTGGCCCCAGGCTGTTGGTTTGCACCCTCGGCAGAAATCACAACCTGGTCCCCataccctgggggtgaggggagacgGAAGGAAGGGGCAGGCCACTCCAGATTTGTGGGTGGCAGGTTCAATAAAGGAGAGGACTTACAGATGAGGCTTGTCTTGTGCCCTTCAACACAAGTAgtccccacacccacctgccGGAACCTTCCAAGTTTACATAGAGGCCCTCACTGGGGGGGCCATACCCAGTCCACCTGGTGTTGACAACACCTTAGTCTCCCAAGGCCATATCCTCGAAACAGCTCCTTGTGTGGGACTCTGGCGGGAGGAACCTACATCCCAAGgtcagggaggggtgaggagcctCCAATGGCCAGGGTCACATCCTCCTGATGACCTTCTCCAACCCAGGCCTGCCTTGCCAGTGGGACACACTCAGGGAACATGTGCCGATTGGCACTTTGTCACCTTGATTATGCTCAGCTGCTAACCCGGGTGGGTCGCCCGGGGCTCACACATGGCTCCGTCCTCGGGCAGCTCCTGGCTGATGCGGGTGATGGCGGAGCAGCCTGCTCCACGATGGATGGATGTGTTCCCGGCTCTGGTTTCTAATTTGCTGCCAGTGACGGGCTAAACACAGCAAGTGTTGCCCTTCTGTTTCACCTTGAAGAGACCTTCTTAGGATCCAGAATTAGCTACCGTGCTTTCTCTGGCCCTGACCTGCTGAACgagtctcctctcctctctgggcttCCCTGTTCTTACCAGTCAAACGACAGAGCTGGGCAAGGTGCTCTCTCTAAGGGCTGTGACAGTGGGGGTACTCCCTGGTTCTTTGCTAAGGGCATCTTCCCCCTATGAGGGCCGGTGTCACTGAACTACGGCTTTGGACAGAGGCCTGGGCGGGTCCATCTACCCTGAGAACAGGGCTCGGTGACGGCTGTGGGCCTGGGGGACTTTCCTCACTCAGGGTAGGGCTTCCTGCTGTCACACATGCTGTAACAGGTGCCCAGATGGGGAGAAGGCCCAGGTTGGGACCCCCCTGAGTCAACTGTGGAGTGTATCCTGGAGACAGGAGAAAGCAGACCCAGGAATGACTCCCGGAGGTCATCGTAAGTGCCATctaggggcgggggggggggggggggggacttggAGAGCTGAAGTTGTTCTGGTTAaatgtgtaaaattattttaaaaattaataaaagaacgTCAGAAGCTGTCCCAGTTGATGTCACTGGACGGCGCCATTTCCAGGGGTAGGAGGAAGCTCCGGGTTGGCGGGTCTAGAATCTCAGCGATAACAGGGCCTGGGGGTCGCAGAGAAGTGTACCCGACGCTGGGTGTGGGGACCCGCCAGCTGTGTGGCCGGAGGAGACCTGCTGAGCTCCCTGACCCGGGTTCTTTGCCTGTAAAGCAGGGACTTTCTGTGTCACAGGGCTCTCATTGGAAAGCCCCTGGTCAGTTATGGACACACGCTCAGGAAGCAAGTAAGAAAGGCCCTTCTCTCCTTCTACATGGACCCCAAATCCctaagaatgtgtgtgtgtgtgcgtgtgtgtgtgtgagagagagagagcgagcacgCAAGAGAGATCTACTGAGTGTAACAGAAGTGATTCTCAGTATTTCAGCAAATTCACTGGTTTGTGcgatattttttaacatttaaaaatgcccagccctggctggtgtagctcagtggattgagcgcgggctgcaaacccaagtctcgcaggttcaattcccagtcagggcacatgcctgggttacaggccacggtccccagcaactgcacattgatgtttctctctctctctctctcctcctcctccttccctctctaaaaataaataaataaaatctttaaaaatgcccAAGAGTAGCCAAATTAAATCGTCTAGGGCTGTTAAGTGAAGAGAGAAGGACGTAGATCTGCTTACTTTCTGTGCTCATGGAAAACCTGCTGCAAGTAAATATACCAGgaggttttatttaaaatttccgtTGCTGCCCTCCCGTGACCATGCCATGGCAGGAAGCAGCCACAGGAGGGAGCCTGTGCCCGTCAAATGGATTTAGGAGGCGCTGCTGGGGAACACCCTGAGCGCTGAGTGCAGGGGAGTGAGCCCTGGACAGTCCCGGGCCCTGCAGAGGCGCCCGCGGAAAGGAAACCTGCGCGAAGCCCTCCCTTCTAGCATCAGCTGGCCCCATTTAGGGAGGGCGAAGCGCCAGCATGAGGCTggcattgagagagagagacattctcAGGGCTGAAGGTCGGGAcacctggcctcctccccacggCTTCTGGGCTTGAGGGCGGCTTTTCCGTTGGCTGCTGTGGATCCCTAGGTACCGAAGTGAAAGGGCTAAGTCACACATCAGAGACAAGTGCCCGGGACAAGCTCAGAAGCTGGGGGCTCCGGGATATTCAGGTAGGGCATTATGCGAAGGTGAGACGGGCACCTGCCCCTGAGCCCACCTGAGCAAGAGCAGAGGGCATGGGGAGGGAACGCAGAGGGGCACGGACTGGACATCCCCTTTTGGCTGGCGAGAATGGTGTTTTCCGTGGGCCTCCGGGATGCCACTGAGGGCCCCGAGGCACCCAGTTTCAGCCCCTCGAGAGTGGTCGGGGAGGGGGCCCCAGTCTTAAAGGAAGCGGGGgactgggagggaggaggcagcctgTGCCCCGGAACCTTCCACATCGCTCCCCTGAGCTGTGCGCACTCCTCAGCCCCACCAGCGAAGGACCCACGGCGGACACCTGTCCCACACGAGCCCCGATGGCCAGTCGGTGGGAACAGCCATGACAGGACCACAGCAGCGGCCAATTcagtaaaaattaagaaaaatcccatcacacacacacacacagcacaaaaTGCTTGttattcctcctccttttcctcctccctgccccaggatgCTGCAAGTCTTGATCCTAGAGAGGACAAGGTGGCCTTGGGAAAGAACAAGTCACCCTTTTCCACTCCAAGGTGCCTGCGACCCCGGGTCCCTCCAGCCACAAGACCAGCCGGCACCTGGGGGCAGGTGAAAGCGTGCATGGGCTACAGGACTGCTGGCTGCCAGAAATTGTATCTTAAACCGTCCTGGACTTGTGATGCACAAAGCCACCTG is a genomic window of Phyllostomus discolor isolate MPI-MPIP mPhyDis1 chromosome 6, mPhyDis1.pri.v3, whole genome shotgun sequence containing:
- the MSGN1 gene encoding mesogenin-1, which codes for MANLRDTFLCLEDGLGSSDSPGLLSSWDWKSRAGPLELHQASPTQSPSPAPSLESYMSSPRPAASGLPCGHEGAIHRGSEGCSGHGTGGLVEVDYNVLSFQPAYLQGAGGPKAPKGTKVRMSVQRRRKASEREKLRMRTLADALHTLRNYLPPVYSQRGQPLTKIQTLKYTIKYIGELTDLLNSGREPRPQSA